Sequence from the Girardinichthys multiradiatus isolate DD_20200921_A unplaced genomic scaffold, DD_fGirMul_XY1 scaffold_25, whole genome shotgun sequence genome:
AAAGTGATATTACCCAGGATAACTTTGAATCGAAATGCATCCTGGGCTTCCTAAACCCAGGGCTTAAATGCGTCTAAACTGCATGTTTTGAAAGCAACATAATTTACAGCGAGCGTCATGTTGAGTGTGTTAGGAACGAGATGTGATGCTACATTTGACAATATTGTCTTTCTAAGCTAGCTTAACACTAACAATAGCCCAATGTTAAAGTGATGATTCTGTCAGTTTTTAGTTTCAGTGTTAGCATGAGTGTCAGTCTGTATTGAGGCAATTAGCTGTTGTCTGCTTAATAAAGTAACTTACATATTCAAATGGTTCCTTTTAATTTGCATGGGTGACTAGATACACTTATGGCATATCTTAGCAAACTTTTCAAAGAATATTATTCTATAATAATGTAACCCCTGTTCACTTTTCCCCTATGAACAGTGCCCAGATTCTCTGACCTACACTCTATTGAATTCTACACACCTGTGCCCTCATGAGTAATGAGTGTTTTAATGGGTAACAGTGTATCTTGTGAGTAGAGTGTGCAACTGATATCTCCCTGGCTTCTGATCCCTGGACATCgaccttgtttctgcctcctGACTGTCGCCCTCTGCCTTACCCCCGGATCCGTCAGCCCAGTACTGGATCTGATCATAACGTCAGACCAAGGATTCCCGTTCACAGCCTCTCTGACTCACTGTGACGTCACCCTGGAGCTGAAAATCAGCATCCTTGCTCTCCCACAGATTCTGAGAAGGTCAGTGGCTACAAATAACAGAGTTTTGTTATAACTGGAAgttttcattcttttgttttggtgtcaccTTTTAAAGTTACCATACAGAACATTGCATTAAGCACTTAGTTCTGCACATATACATTCTGCATGTtttcaggaagaaaaaaaggtttgttggTACCAGAAACTAGATGATGTTCACAGTAATTAAGTCATTATTGTTGTTCATACCTGAGAGATTCCAGTTTGCAGTTTGGACTCTTCAGTCCAGAAGACAGCAGCTCGACTCCAGAATCCTGCAGCTTGTTGTTACTCAGGTCCATCTCTCTCAGATTAGAGGACTGGGAGCTCAGAACTGAGGCTAGAACTTCACAGCTTCTCTCTGAGAGGTTACAGTTCTTCAATCTGAAGAGACAGAGATCAAAATGAATAAGAACAATTGTGatggaataaaactaaataaaaacatattataGTATTAAACAAGACAGATGAAACTGATTCATAAAATAAGAACTCAGAAACTCTAAAGCAATGCAGTTAATGCAGCTGCTTGCAAATAGTGTAAAACTAAATGATGTTTCCACATAACACTATTCCAGATTGGACCAAAGGTTCTGATGCATATTTACTCCTCCTTTAAACACTGTGGGACGAGCAGTAAAATGAAAATCATGATGGAAATAGAAAGAAAGTTATTACTAAAGGGAAGAACATTAAGAaagcagaacagaacagaaatcTGAATATTAATTATCGGAACCAAGCAGCAATATTCTGCTATTTTAATTAATAGTCCCTATTTTTAGGAAATGTGTGTTGTGACCTTTAACCCCTATAGTCATGATAATGTAAGCCTGTTTAATCCTTGAAAAACCTTTGGGCCCAAATTggatcattttgttttatttaagttttttaaagGCTAATTATATGAAGAACTGGAAGATATTGACCAATTTGTCTTTTTCACTTTGAAATAAATCAGAGAATCTcatgagaaaacatggaaaaagacaaattacaaaataaataaattgattttatATCTATTTTAGGTCATAAGGAACTAAACAGAATGTATGTGGTATAAGTGAAAAAGAAGTACATAAATTGAGCCATTTTTATTCTACTTCTAGGAGATTAACCATTTTGGTACCAGATTCTAAGTGTCAGTCGGGTCTTGTGGGATAAAAAtagtttctaaaacaacttgacaagtgtttatttttattaaacacattttgagaGAACTGAGAGTCAAACATATATACTTTCTAATAAATCCTTAGTTGTTGagcagaacatccaggataATAGTCACTCTTTCCTGGTTTTAGCTCCTGGTGTCAAAACCCAAATTCTGTCAGAACTTACAGAACTTTGTTTGAAGCTTTGACCACTGGCAGCAGCCTGAGAAGAGCCTCCTCTGAAGCAGAGTATTTCTCCAGGTCAAACACATCCAGATCTTCTCCTGATGACAGTAAGATGAAGACCAGAGCTGACCACTGAGCAGGAGACAGTTTATCTGTGGAGAGACTTCCTGAACTCAGAAACTGTTGGATCTCCTGGACCAGAGAACGatcattcagttcattcagacaGTGGAACAGGTTGATGCTTTTCTCTGCAGACAGGTTCTCATTGATCTTCTCCTTGATGTACTGAACTGTTCCCTCATTGGTCTGTGAGCTACTTCCTGTCTTTGTCAGCAGACCTTGTAGGAGAGTCTGATTGGTCTCCACTGAAAGACCCAGGAGGAAGCGGAGGAACAAGTCCAGGTGTCCATTTGGACTCTGTAAGGCCTCGTCCACAGCACTCTGATGGAGTCTTGTTAGATTTGGTTTGTTAAATAATTTCGACCAAGCAGAAATATTTTTCTGGTCTTCCATCAGATTGACACCAGAGTTGATGAAGGTCCGATGGACATGAAGAGCAGCCAGAAACTCCTGAACACTCAGATGGACGAAGCAGAACACCTTGTCCTGGTACAGCCCTCTCTCCTCTCTAAAGATCTGTGTGAACACTCCTGAGTACACTGAGGCTGCTCTGATATCGATGCCACACTCTGTCAGGTCTGATTCATAGAAGATCAGGTTTCCTTTCTGCAGCTGATCAAAAGACAGTTTTCCCAGAGACTCAATCATCTTCCTGCTCTCTGGACTCCAGTGTGGATCTATCTCAGATCCTCCATCATACTTGACCTTCTTCACTTTGGTCTGAACCACCAGGAAGTGGATGAACATCTCAGTCAGGGTGTTGGGCAGCTCTCCTCCCTCTCTGGTCTTCAACACATCCTCCAGAACCGTAGCAGTGATCCAGCAGAAGACTGGGATGTGGCACATGATGTGGAGGCTTCTTGATGTCTTCATGTGGGAGATGATCCTGCTGGCCTGCTCCTCATCTCTGAATCTCTTCCTGAAGTACTCCTCCTTCTGTGGGTCAGTgaaccctctgacctctgtcacCATGCCAACACACTCAGGAGggatctgattggctgctgcaggTCGTGTGGTTATCCAGAGGAGAGCAGAGGGAAGCAGTTTCCCCCTGATGAGGTTTGTCAGCAGAACATCCACTGAGGTGGACTCTGTAACATCAGTCAGGATCTCCTTGTTGTGGAAGTCCAGAGGAAGTAGACTCTCATCCAGACCATCAAAGATGAACAGAACCTGGAAGTGTTCAAAGCTGCAGATTTCTTTGGTTTCAGTGAAGAAGTGATGAACAAGGTCCACCAAGCTgaactttttctctttcagcaCATTCAGCTCTCTGAAGGTGAATGGAAATATGAACTGGATGTTCTGGTGGGCTTTGTCTTCAGCCCAGTCCAGAGTGAACTTCTGGGTTAAGACTGTTTTCCCAATGCCAGCCACTCCCTTTGTCATCActgttctgattggttgatctcTTCCAGGTCGgactttaaagatgtcttcttgTCTGATGGTTGTTTCTGGTCTGTGTGGTTTCCTGGATGCTGTTTCAATCTGTCTGACCTCATGTTCATCATTGACCTCTCCAGTCCCTCCCTCTGTGATGTAGAGCTCTGTGTAGATCTGGTTCAGAAGGGTTGGACTTCCTGCTTTAGCAATCCCCTCAAACACACACTGGAACCTCTTCTTCAGACCAGATTTAAGTTCATGTTTGCAAACTGAGGAAAAAAGTCCTGAATgaagacaaaatattattagCAATGAAACAAATTCCTCTAAACAGAGcatttaaatatctgtttttctgCTCTTGAGACTGAAATAAATTCAGCATTTATCCTCCAGGTTAAATCTGCAGAGAAGTCCTCTTACTGCTCTGCAGACGTTCAGCCAGCTCCTCCTGCTTCATCTTCTTCAGGAAGTTCAGTGTGATCTTCACAAAAGCCTCTCTGTTGCTCCTCCTCTGCTCTTCATCCTCACCTTCCAACACCTCCTCATCCTCCCACTGACTCTCTAAGCCTTCTGGGTCATCTGGACTCAGAACCTTCTGGATCTTCTTCAGCTCGTTCTTCACAAAAGTAACAAtgttgtcctccagcagctggaACAGAACAATATATGAAGGACACATCAGACTGAGATcatggagccaaacatcaggtcCATGTTGGACAGACTGACAGTCCTCTGGTCTACAAAGTGCAGCATGGAGATGACTGTGAACAGAACCGATGGAGAAGTAGTTGTTGTACATGTACAGACCATAAATATGGAGTCCAGCTGTGTTTGATGCTGCTGGGCAGACGGACCACTGGGAACCTCTGAGTTCTGCTGGTCCACTCTGTGGAGGAACCAGGAAACaattatgtattttaattattattataattatgatACTAATTCAAATAGAATTAATAGGTTTAACACATCAAATATAAACAgaagataataaaacattaaaacaggaaaattcATTCAGTGATTTTTCTAACGtccttaaaatgtgtttaaatcctTCAGTTACATTAAGCTGCACATCTCCAGCTCCTGTTGCAGTTTGTTAGAAAATGAGTTTTTTCAACCTTTAGcatccctaaccctaaccctactgaAGGAACAGTAAATCTAATACAAGTCTGTGATCAGAGGCTGCAGCTGCTCTGTTTCAATGACTGACAGGAAGCTGGAGACACAGTTATTAAGCCAAGAACTGATCTGGAAATGAAAATATTCCAGTGCAACAGTCTGTGTGAGAACAATGAAGGCAAGTTAATCAGACAGAACAAAGTCCAAAGGTAGGTAAGAGGTTTACATCCTGAGATGAATCTGTGTGCTTCATGATGAACATCGTCCAACATCTGCAGAGAGCTAACAGGAGGATTCATGTCCAGAAATAATGTTGCTGTGAGGTAAGAAGGTGGCTGCAACAAGTCATTTCTTTACTTTAAATGGAAACATTATTCATTCCTATAGAAGAAAACCTAgttttaatttgacattttagATTTGAGTTTCAGATTTAAGCAAATATAAATCAATTTAAAAGGAAACGCGACCTTAGTCAGTAAAGTTAATGTATTTCCACTggtgaattattttgtttttcctccataTCTTCACCACCAGTAAAAAATCTTACCTTAAACAGTttctatttatttctatttatttacagTCTCACACTTAAACCTACGAGTTAAATATGATCAGATAAAAAGGGTTGGTTGTTAATTTGGTCATTTATCTTGTATTATCTGCCCTCCTTTAGTTCTTCACTTTAAAAGTTGTCTGATTCAACATATGAATTAAAACTGAGGGAGAAAAACATCAGAAGCACAaattcaggaacaaaacaatccaCTAGAGTCTGAACTGGGAACACACTTATTTTGTCattgattatttctttaaaatggtGAACCTGAATTATGTCTTCAGCTGGAATCAGCCTGACCCCTGCTGGACCAACAGGTGAACTACAGACACTTAGAAACACCTCCAACAATGTTTACCCTGAACTCACTGGAGACTGAATTTGTGGAAAAGCttccagcaaaaacaaacagtttcataaataggaataaaaatgtggaaaaatgtggaattaaaacatttcaaactgaatcagttcagtttcatacagttaaaacatttagacaGAGCTCACCTCTTTGCAGCTGAAGGTTGATctgatttaaaatgaataagAAAATCCTTTGAATCATCGCTCTTTAAGGACACACAgctgggttctggttctggttctggtttgaGGGTCTGTTGaatcctgaaggaaaaacaCTGAATTCAAACTTAGTCtaataatgtatttaaagtTAAACCCTGAAGCTCAGAACTCTAAAGTGTCTCACAGTGGCTCTTGTTTGAAGAGGATCCAAATATTCCTGGTTTCACTGTAAACCATATATTAATGATGGATTAATAATTAGCTCTGATGATCATTAATAAgggatgatgttttggtttgGTAGCAGGAACTGAACAATAATCAGAAAGTTTTTCTGTAGAACAGTGTTTGATGTGTTCTGATCTTCTATCCTGACAAACTTTCTTCCTTTGGATCAGAGTCAGAACTGCTGATGGAGAAACAAGTTCATTTATCTTCTTGTCGtttgttttacttgttctaGTCTTAAACTGATGATGGAACCCCTTTAGAGCAGCAGCTTTATTCTCAGCTCATCATTTCTGAGCTTCTGGAAAGCTTTTTATGGTCATACAGGCCATGGTGGTGCATTCAAGGACCTTTCATAAATCAAGTAATCCACACTAAATGTCCTCTAAAACATTGATCTTGTTCTCATCATCAGACTTCATCACAGCAGCACGTAGATGATCTTGTATTGTTGATGACATTTAGTGGCTGCTGAAGGAGACTGTGGAGCAGTTTGCTGATAATAAGACTGATGATCATtttgaatgaacacaaatgtacTTTAGAAGCTGTTGATTTCACTGATGTTTGCAGATAACAGTGAGAGATCATGTTTTCCATCAGATTTAGTTTGGATTATTTAGTTGACATCTAATCCTTGAATCAGCATCATGACTTGCCTACATGTGCAGTCACCTTAAGCTCTGCAGAAGCACCAACTCTGATGAACTAATGTGACACAAGGTGATACAGAATGATTCAACTGGATGGAAGAACAACTGATTTTAGCTCCAATATCATCTAACAAGATCATTTCATATCATCACAATAATACAATGGTTTGATTATTTCCATGATTTAGCATCCATCACACACTGCTTCACATGTGAACACAGACATGTGTGAGAAAGAGTTGTTTTCTCATTAATATGTTGGAATGAAGATAGTTTCAACTAATTAGTTTGAACATTTAGAAACAGCTCACCTGTTTGCAGCTGAACGTTGATCTGATTTAAAATCAATACCATCATCCTTTGACCTGTTGCTCTTTAAGGACACACAGCTGGGTCCAGgtccaggttctggttctggtagTTTCCTGTGAATAAAGATGGTTTGGTGATGTGAGAGCTGAGCTCTGACATGGAGAAGAGTCCTGGACAGTTAGAGATGGTGATCTGACCTCTGAACTTTGCTCTGGTCCTCATGTTCTCCACACAGAGTGGTTTTAGAGGGAGGGACTCTGTCCTCTCTGTCCTCACACTGATCCATGCTGCTCAGTTCACACCTTCTACCTTCATCTGGGGAGGAAACACTCATCATTCAGCTGAACATCAACACTGACAGAAACCAGCAGGGGGCGCTCACTGCCCCATGTTAAATCCTGAAAATCCTTTGCATTCACTCACTGATGAGTCAGCATTATTCCACCTTCACCAACAGAGTCTCCGAACATACATGAACTATTAATAACCAGTTAACCCTCCAATTATCAATGTTTCAAAGTTTAACGTGTCTAAATAAATATCTGACATAAGTTTTTTGACTTCATATTTAGGTACCTTTCCTAATTTAATGACATGTATTAACATAAAATGAACATGACCATATGTTTTATGTCATGTACCCATGTTGTATGCATCGCTGTtcttttggggtcaacatatgAGAAATAGTTCACACAACATG
This genomic interval carries:
- the LOC124865119 gene encoding protein NLRC3-like isoform X1 produces the protein MDQCEDREDRVPPSKTTLCGEHEDQSKVQRKLPEPEPGPGPSCVSLKSNRSKDDGIDFKSDQRSAANRIQQTLKPEPEPEPSCVSLKSDDSKDFLIHFKSDQPSAAKRVDQQNSEVPSGPSAQQHQTQLDSIFMLLEDNIVTFVKNELKKIQKVLSPDDPEGLESQWEDEEVLEGEDEEQRRSNREAFVKITLNFLKKMKQEELAERLQSRLFSSVCKHELKSGLKKRFQCVFEGIAKAGSPTLLNQIYTELYITEGGTGEVNDEHEVRQIETASRKPHRPETTIRQEDIFKVRPGRDQPIRTVMTKGVAGIGKTVLTQKFTLDWAEDKAHQNIQFIFPFTFRELNVLKEKKFSLVDLVHHFFTETKEICSFEHFQVLFIFDGLDESLLPLDFHNKEILTDVTESTSVDVLLTNLIRGKLLPSALLWITTRPAAANQIPPECVGMVTEVRGFTDPQKEEYFRKRFRDEEQASRIISHMKTSRSLHIMCHIPVFCWITATVLEDVLKTREGGELPNTLTEMFIHFLVVQTKVKKVKYDGGSEIDPHWSPESRKMIESLGKLSFDQLQKGNLIFYESDLTECGIDIRAASVYSGVFTQIFREERGLYQDKVFCFVHLSVQEFLAALHVHRTFINSGVNLMEDQKNISAWSKLFNKPNLTRLHQSAVDEALQSPNGHLDLFLRFLLGLSVETNQTLLQGLLTKTGSSSQTNEGTVQYIKEKINENLSAEKSINLFHCLNELNDRSLVQEIQQFLSSGSLSTDKLSPAQWSALVFILLSSGEDLDVFDLEKYSASEEALLRLLPVVKASNKVLLKNCNLSERSCEVLASVLSSQSSNLREMDLSNNKLQDSGVELLSSGLKSPNCKLESLRLRSCNLSGRTCEVLSSVLSSQSCCLREVDLQNNNLQDSGEKLPSGSDYTMEIFREPAGVRWLKPGLRKYSCQLTIDTNTVSRKLQLSEDNRKVTWVEELQSYPDHPDRFDYWCAQLLCSDGLTGRCYWEVEWRGDVFICVSYRRIRRKDLRDDCWFGYNDRSWSLSCSGDGYSVWHNNMRIPSSSSVSNRVAVYVDCPAGILSFYRVSSDSLIHLHTFNTTFTEPLYPGFWIGPGSSVFLC
- the LOC124865119 gene encoding protein NLRC3-like isoform X2; translation: MDQCEDREDRVPPSKTTLCGEHEDQSKVQRKLPEPEPGPGPSCVSLKSNRSKDDGIDFKSDQRSAANRVDQQNSEVPSGPSAQQHQTQLDSIFMLLEDNIVTFVKNELKKIQKVLSPDDPEGLESQWEDEEVLEGEDEEQRRSNREAFVKITLNFLKKMKQEELAERLQSRLFSSVCKHELKSGLKKRFQCVFEGIAKAGSPTLLNQIYTELYITEGGTGEVNDEHEVRQIETASRKPHRPETTIRQEDIFKVRPGRDQPIRTVMTKGVAGIGKTVLTQKFTLDWAEDKAHQNIQFIFPFTFRELNVLKEKKFSLVDLVHHFFTETKEICSFEHFQVLFIFDGLDESLLPLDFHNKEILTDVTESTSVDVLLTNLIRGKLLPSALLWITTRPAAANQIPPECVGMVTEVRGFTDPQKEEYFRKRFRDEEQASRIISHMKTSRSLHIMCHIPVFCWITATVLEDVLKTREGGELPNTLTEMFIHFLVVQTKVKKVKYDGGSEIDPHWSPESRKMIESLGKLSFDQLQKGNLIFYESDLTECGIDIRAASVYSGVFTQIFREERGLYQDKVFCFVHLSVQEFLAALHVHRTFINSGVNLMEDQKNISAWSKLFNKPNLTRLHQSAVDEALQSPNGHLDLFLRFLLGLSVETNQTLLQGLLTKTGSSSQTNEGTVQYIKEKINENLSAEKSINLFHCLNELNDRSLVQEIQQFLSSGSLSTDKLSPAQWSALVFILLSSGEDLDVFDLEKYSASEEALLRLLPVVKASNKVLLKNCNLSERSCEVLASVLSSQSSNLREMDLSNNKLQDSGVELLSSGLKSPNCKLESLRLRSCNLSGRTCEVLSSVLSSQSCCLREVDLQNNNLQDSGEKLPSGSDYTMEIFREPAGVRWLKPGLRKYSCQLTIDTNTVSRKLQLSEDNRKVTWVEELQSYPDHPDRFDYWCAQLLCSDGLTGRCYWEVEWRGDVFICVSYRRIRRKDLRDDCWFGYNDRSWSLSCSGDGYSVWHNNMRIPSSSSVSNRVAVYVDCPAGILSFYRVSSDSLIHLHTFNTTFTEPLYPGFWIGPGSSVFLC